In the Prochlorococcus sp. MIT 1307 genome, one interval contains:
- the ilvB gene encoding biosynthetic-type acetolactate synthase large subunit — translation MTLTSSPKSVGEIENQEHHRISGADALMDALRRHGVDTIFGYPGGAILPIYDAVHKAESEGWLKHILVRHEQGGTHAADGYARATGKVGVCFGTSGPGATNLVTGIATAQMDSIPMVVVTGQVPRPAIGTDAFQEIDIFGVTLPIVKHSWVVRDPSDLASVVSQAFLIASSGRPGPVLIDIPKDVGQEFFDYVPVQPGSVIPPGFRLPNNPDPLVLSAALDLIENAQRPLLYVGGGVISAGAHESLAVLVKRHQIPVTSTLMGKGAFDECDPLSVGMLGMHGTAYANFAVTECDLLIAVGARFDDRVTGKLDTFAPRAKVVHFEIDPAEVGKNRRPDVVVLGDVDEALSKLLELSEKKEVIPKTSSWLARIEQWKKLYPLTLPPKEGEIFPQEVLLAIRDLVPEAYITTDVGQHQMWAAQYLRNAPRRWASSSGLGTMGYGMPAALGIQVALPQEKVVCIAGDASILMNIQELGTIAQYQLPIKVVIVNNQWQGMVRQWQESFYEERYSSTDMLPGMPDFIALAASFGIGGVLITERNDLKTGLQNALNDTRPMIIDVHVRRGENCYPMVPPGKSNAEMVGLPAHPELAMGATRTCSACGNSTVHEYRYCPECGTSL, via the coding sequence GTGACCCTGACTTCTTCACCTAAATCTGTAGGTGAAATAGAAAATCAGGAGCATCATCGTATTTCAGGGGCAGATGCCCTTATGGATGCTCTCCGCCGACATGGTGTGGATACGATATTTGGCTATCCAGGAGGGGCTATTCTTCCTATATATGATGCTGTTCATAAGGCTGAATCTGAAGGTTGGTTAAAACACATCCTTGTTCGTCATGAACAGGGTGGAACTCATGCTGCCGATGGTTATGCAAGGGCTACAGGAAAGGTCGGTGTTTGTTTTGGGACTTCAGGCCCAGGTGCAACAAATCTAGTAACAGGAATTGCAACGGCCCAGATGGATTCAATTCCTATGGTTGTTGTTACTGGTCAAGTACCCCGCCCTGCAATTGGTACTGATGCATTTCAAGAAATTGATATTTTTGGAGTTACGTTGCCAATTGTCAAACATTCTTGGGTTGTGAGGGACCCATCAGATTTAGCTTCAGTTGTTTCGCAGGCCTTCTTAATTGCATCTTCTGGCCGTCCAGGGCCTGTGCTTATAGATATACCTAAAGATGTAGGCCAAGAGTTTTTTGATTATGTTCCTGTACAGCCAGGAAGTGTTATTCCTCCTGGTTTCCGGCTACCCAATAATCCAGACCCATTAGTTTTATCTGCGGCTTTAGATCTGATCGAGAATGCTCAACGCCCTCTTCTCTATGTAGGTGGGGGAGTTATCTCAGCTGGGGCCCATGAAAGCTTGGCTGTATTAGTAAAGCGCCACCAAATTCCTGTTACATCAACTTTAATGGGGAAGGGAGCTTTTGATGAATGTGATCCATTATCTGTCGGCATGCTTGGTATGCACGGAACGGCATATGCAAATTTTGCTGTTACTGAGTGCGATTTGTTGATTGCTGTTGGAGCTCGCTTTGATGACAGAGTCACTGGCAAATTAGATACTTTTGCACCTCGCGCAAAAGTTGTTCATTTTGAAATTGACCCTGCAGAAGTAGGAAAAAATCGAAGGCCAGATGTTGTTGTTTTGGGTGATGTTGACGAGGCTCTTTCAAAGTTGTTGGAGCTTAGTGAAAAAAAAGAAGTTATACCCAAAACTTCCTCTTGGTTGGCTCGAATTGAGCAGTGGAAGAAGCTTTATCCATTAACTCTTCCGCCTAAAGAGGGAGAAATTTTCCCTCAAGAGGTTTTGTTGGCGATTCGAGATTTAGTACCAGAGGCCTACATCACTACAGATGTGGGGCAGCATCAAATGTGGGCAGCTCAGTATCTGAGAAATGCACCAAGAAGGTGGGCTAGTAGTTCAGGTCTTGGAACAATGGGGTATGGAATGCCTGCTGCACTGGGCATACAAGTTGCACTCCCTCAAGAAAAAGTTGTTTGCATTGCAGGCGATGCAAGTATTTTGATGAATATTCAAGAATTAGGAACTATTGCTCAATACCAACTCCCTATAAAGGTCGTCATTGTTAATAACCAGTGGCAAGGAATGGTTCGTCAGTGGCAAGAAAGTTTTTATGAAGAGCGTTATTCATCAACAGACATGCTTCCAGGTATGCCTGATTTCATTGCTTTGGCAGCCTCTTTTGGTATTGGAGGAGTTTTAATTACCGAACGAAATGATTTGAAGACTGGATTGCAGAATGCGCTGAATGATACTCGTCCCATGATTATTGATGTGCATGTGCGAAGAGGTGAAAATTGTTATCCGATGGTCCCACCAGGGAAAAGTAATGCAGAAATGGTTGGATTACCTGCTCATCCAGAACTTGCAATGGGGGCTACTCGAACTTGTAGTGCTTGTGGCAATAGTACTGTGCATGAATATAGATATTGCCCGGAGTGTGGAACTTCCCTTTAA
- a CDS encoding nuclease yields MKIKNLFCIFLFFIFFCSPLNLYAAEVLQVRSSSLLQIGDRNRSYTVKLACVEVEKTDEIAAINYLRSKLRKNEKVNLMPKGTNNGILLAKIIPLRSKIDLAQSLYQAGLAGLKC; encoded by the coding sequence ATGAAAATAAAGAATTTATTTTGTATATTTTTATTCTTTATCTTTTTCTGTTCCCCCTTAAATCTTTATGCAGCAGAAGTGCTTCAGGTCAGAAGCTCATCGTTATTACAAATAGGCGATAGAAACAGAAGTTATACTGTTAAGTTGGCTTGTGTAGAAGTAGAAAAGACTGATGAAATTGCCGCAATTAATTACTTACGATCAAAGCTAAGAAAGAATGAAAAAGTTAACTTGATGCCAAAAGGTACAAATAATGGTATTTTGTTGGCCAAGATTATTCCTTTGCGAAGCAAGATTGACTTAGCTCAAAGCCTTTATCAAGCTGGATTGGCTGGTTTAAAATGTTAA
- the pgeF gene encoding peptidoglycan editing factor PgeF produces MSNKHSSDSSKDWHWIKSKKGSYLQANSLRENGIQHGFFTKEWGNQSPKELTKHLNLDHSIHINKQIHGCNVIEASKACQIPWPSGDGIVSDQKKQSIWIYTSDCIPVLYADPKNGLVAASHAGWRGISKGILLKTIEKLEYFGANRHNLIIALGPAISKTNYQVGYDVVELICQSIYQESFNKPIEAEEKILNMFYLGLIGFDSTPRKFFLDIRLSAANQLYRAGVKPENLSISPFCTFSDQNLFNSWRRDQRKLIQWSFIAN; encoded by the coding sequence TTGTCTAATAAACATAGTTCTGATTCAAGTAAAGACTGGCACTGGATCAAATCCAAAAAAGGAAGTTACCTACAAGCTAATTCACTTAGGGAAAATGGTATTCAGCATGGTTTCTTCACTAAAGAGTGGGGGAATCAATCGCCTAAAGAGTTAACAAAGCATCTAAATTTAGATCACAGCATTCATATAAACAAACAAATCCATGGCTGCAATGTTATAGAAGCATCAAAAGCATGCCAAATACCCTGGCCATCAGGAGATGGGATAGTTAGTGATCAAAAAAAACAAAGCATATGGATATATACTTCAGATTGCATACCTGTTCTGTATGCGGACCCTAAAAATGGTCTTGTTGCTGCAAGCCACGCAGGGTGGAGAGGGATATCCAAGGGTATCCTTTTAAAGACAATAGAAAAGCTGGAGTATTTCGGAGCTAATAGACACAATTTAATCATTGCGTTAGGCCCTGCCATTAGCAAGACTAACTACCAAGTTGGATATGATGTAGTTGAACTTATATGCCAAAGTATATACCAAGAATCATTCAACAAGCCCATTGAAGCTGAAGAAAAAATACTTAATATGTTCTATTTAGGCCTAATTGGTTTTGACTCTACTCCAAGAAAGTTTTTTCTAGATATTCGCCTATCTGCGGCTAATCAGCTATATAGAGCTGGTGTAAAACCTGAGAACCTTTCCATAAGCCCGTTTTGCACATTCTCTGACCAAAATCTTTTTAATTCATGGCGAAGAGATCAGCGCAAATTAATTCAATGGAGTTTTATCGCCAACTGA
- a CDS encoding Tab2/Atab2 family RNA-binding protein: MSTASPKELPLLQTSDWELDFYSRPIIETDGKKRWELLITSSENLTMAKPFRWEKRCPAGEVNSIWLSEALEEAIEDAKKEGWGIPLRLRCWRASMKTMITKAATKVGIEVIASRRTFSLLDWLAEREKDFYPKQEGYITGPIAPPPSPILNEPEPLPEAVRGDAWSFAWLPLGSLHEANEWPIEFSGLLPIKESYDLSIPIPGLRLFSKTRALALAGWLGGLEPVKLVIEGNQLLLEAGQDDRWLVTDMTNEASKEAKEVLIRSREKAGGIQFISVQSTPEEKVFKGFWMLKDIAGY; encoded by the coding sequence ATGTCTACAGCTTCCCCAAAAGAATTACCTCTACTCCAAACATCTGATTGGGAGCTGGACTTTTACTCTCGACCAATAATTGAAACAGACGGCAAAAAACGCTGGGAACTACTCATAACGAGCTCAGAAAATCTGACAATGGCAAAACCATTTCGATGGGAAAAAAGATGTCCAGCTGGGGAAGTCAATTCAATTTGGCTTTCAGAAGCGCTTGAAGAAGCTATTGAAGATGCAAAAAAAGAAGGCTGGGGAATCCCCCTAAGACTGCGCTGCTGGCGAGCATCTATGAAAACTATGATCACAAAAGCTGCGACCAAAGTAGGAATAGAAGTCATCGCAAGTAGACGTACCTTTTCTCTTCTTGATTGGCTTGCTGAGCGTGAAAAAGATTTTTATCCAAAGCAAGAGGGCTATATCACAGGCCCTATAGCACCACCTCCTTCTCCGATACTGAATGAACCAGAACCACTCCCTGAAGCCGTAAGAGGGGATGCTTGGAGCTTCGCTTGGCTGCCTCTTGGAAGCCTTCATGAGGCAAACGAATGGCCAATTGAATTCAGTGGGCTTCTGCCAATAAAAGAAAGCTATGATCTTTCAATTCCTATCCCTGGATTACGTTTATTCAGCAAAACTCGTGCTCTTGCCTTAGCCGGATGGCTGGGTGGACTTGAACCTGTCAAATTAGTTATAGAAGGAAATCAACTCTTACTCGAAGCAGGGCAAGATGATCGCTGGTTAGTAACAGATATGACAAATGAAGCATCTAAAGAAGCAAAAGAAGTTCTTATCAGATCTAGAGAGAAGGCAGGTGGAATTCAATTCATATCAGTACAAAGCACTCCAGAAGAAAAAGTTTTCAAAGGTTTCTGGATGCTGAAAGATATAGCTGGCTACTAA
- a CDS encoding S1 RNA-binding domain-containing protein: MAGSGVQEPNKPKKPVRQEAEAPRKPLQVIHISRKDEQERLNKISDDKSNATSQTSAETTKVSLGTGPNYSAKEATPSNTKPISRNLDLDDLEGVSMADFLSPPDQARGFRNNQTSKDSPLNDLKRNPETRSVDDFDFDEDAFLAALDENEPIGNTGEIAKGAVIGVESDGVYVDIGGKAPGFMPKKECGLGVITSLKERFPKGLEVEVLVTREQNADGMVTISCRALALRKSWEKVRQLEAEGKVVKVLINGFNRGGVTCDLEGLRGFIPRSQLENGENHESLVGKTLGVAFLEVNPETRKLVLSEKRAAITARFSELEIWQLVEGQIATIKPYGYFVDLGGISGLLHHSMVTNGSFRSLREVFRQGDAVKAMITELDPARGRISLSTALLEGPPGEIITEKDKVMEEAVERANKARIALKENAEKQKQDQEKTT; encoded by the coding sequence ATGGCCGGATCAGGCGTACAAGAGCCTAATAAACCCAAGAAACCTGTCAGGCAAGAAGCGGAAGCTCCTCGCAAACCTTTGCAGGTCATTCACATCAGTCGAAAAGACGAGCAGGAACGCCTTAACAAAATCTCGGACGATAAATCAAATGCAACTTCACAGACCAGTGCTGAGACAACCAAAGTTTCTCTAGGGACTGGACCAAATTATTCTGCTAAAGAGGCCACCCCATCTAATACAAAACCAATCAGTCGAAATCTGGACCTTGATGATCTCGAAGGGGTCAGCATGGCCGATTTTCTTAGTCCCCCTGATCAAGCGAGAGGTTTTAGAAATAATCAAACGTCAAAAGATTCACCATTAAATGATCTAAAAAGAAATCCAGAAACCCGAAGTGTTGATGATTTTGACTTTGATGAAGATGCTTTTTTAGCTGCATTAGATGAAAATGAGCCCATTGGCAATACAGGAGAAATAGCAAAAGGAGCTGTAATTGGGGTTGAAAGTGACGGTGTATACGTTGATATTGGAGGGAAAGCACCTGGCTTCATGCCTAAAAAAGAGTGTGGCCTTGGTGTGATAACTAGTCTCAAAGAACGTTTTCCTAAAGGTTTAGAAGTAGAAGTACTAGTAACCCGTGAACAAAATGCAGATGGAATGGTCACTATTAGCTGCAGAGCACTAGCCCTTAGAAAAAGTTGGGAAAAGGTTCGCCAACTTGAAGCTGAGGGGAAAGTTGTAAAGGTATTAATAAATGGTTTTAACAGAGGAGGAGTTACCTGCGATTTAGAAGGTCTACGTGGTTTTATTCCACGCTCTCAATTAGAAAACGGAGAAAATCATGAGTCACTTGTAGGAAAAACACTTGGTGTTGCTTTCTTAGAGGTGAATCCAGAAACAAGGAAACTTGTTCTTTCAGAGAAACGAGCTGCAATTACAGCTCGTTTCTCTGAACTTGAAATCTGGCAACTTGTAGAAGGACAAATTGCAACAATTAAACCGTATGGATATTTTGTCGACCTTGGTGGAATAAGCGGCCTATTGCATCATTCAATGGTTACGAATGGCAGCTTCAGATCATTGAGAGAAGTCTTTAGACAAGGAGACGCCGTAAAAGCCATGATTACCGAACTTGATCCCGCCAGGGGCAGAATTAGCCTCAGCACAGCACTCTTAGAAGGGCCGCCGGGCGAAATAATTACCGAAAAAGACAAAGTAATGGAAGAAGCGGTTGAAAGAGCAAATAAAGCGCGGATCGCTCTAAAAGAGAATGCTGAAAAACAGAAACAAGATCAGGAGAAAACGACTTAA
- a CDS encoding creatininase family protein, producing the protein MSKTSQPRRFDYLSWPKAEEAVKRDGSTLVWPFGACEQHGPHLPLATDNLFAEKILTKVLDRLPKDFPIWMLPSQPLGFSPEHSAFPGTFSLSAQLLLNLVMEVGQQASSLGFRRLLFFNAHGGQIGLLQAAARQLKVNCPSMAVLPCFLWSGVEPLKELLPRQEREAGLHAGLGETSLMLSLAPELVGPERPMDGEHLSSEAVATPPSGWSLEGAAPWAWLTEDLSESGVIGDSRASTSSLGEELEKALVEHWLSLLISLMESKWPPVEQLKG; encoded by the coding sequence ATGTCTAAGACTTCTCAACCTCGACGTTTCGATTATCTCAGTTGGCCAAAGGCTGAAGAGGCGGTAAAGAGGGATGGATCTACTTTGGTTTGGCCCTTTGGTGCTTGTGAGCAGCATGGGCCTCACTTGCCTTTGGCTACTGACAATTTATTTGCTGAAAAAATTTTAACGAAAGTTTTAGATCGATTGCCTAAGGATTTCCCTATTTGGATGTTGCCTTCTCAACCCTTAGGTTTCTCTCCAGAACACTCTGCTTTCCCTGGAACCTTTTCACTTTCAGCGCAGCTTTTGTTGAATTTGGTTATGGAGGTTGGTCAGCAGGCTTCATCGTTGGGATTTCGAAGATTGTTGTTTTTCAATGCTCATGGAGGTCAAATTGGCTTGTTACAAGCTGCAGCTAGGCAGTTAAAGGTTAATTGTCCTTCTATGGCAGTACTGCCATGTTTCCTTTGGAGTGGGGTGGAGCCTTTAAAAGAATTACTCCCTCGCCAGGAGCGTGAAGCTGGATTGCATGCAGGACTTGGAGAGACAAGTTTGATGCTTTCCTTGGCTCCTGAACTCGTTGGTCCTGAACGTCCTATGGATGGAGAACATTTGTCTTCAGAGGCTGTGGCGACTCCTCCAAGCGGTTGGAGTTTGGAGGGGGCTGCACCTTGGGCCTGGCTCACAGAGGACTTAAGCGAGTCTGGTGTTATTGGAGATAGCAGGGCATCCACCTCATCTTTAGGGGAAGAATTGGAAAAAGCTCTTGTTGAACATTGGTTAAGTCTTTTAATCAGTCTTATGGAGAGCAAATGGCCTCCAGTTGAGCAATTAAAAGGTTGA
- a CDS encoding aldehyde oxygenase (deformylating), which produces MATVELSEVALLDRPDFSSGELPDFTTDAYKDAYSRINAIVIEGEKEAHGNYMAIGTLIPEQAEELEKLGRMELKHMKGFTACGKNLGVQADMPFAKEFFSPLHDNFQKALEKGNLTTCILIQAILIEAFAISAYHVYIRVADPFAKKITEGVVQDEYLHLNYGQEWLKANLQNCKEELINANKINLPIIRSMLDQVAEDASVLHMDKEELMEEFMIAYQDSLMEIGLDNREIARMALSAVV; this is translated from the coding sequence ATGGCGACCGTCGAATTATCTGAGGTTGCATTGCTGGATCGTCCGGACTTCTCTTCTGGAGAATTGCCTGACTTCACAACCGATGCCTATAAAGATGCCTACAGTCGTATCAATGCAATTGTCATAGAAGGCGAGAAGGAAGCTCATGGCAATTACATGGCGATTGGAACGTTAATACCAGAACAGGCTGAAGAGCTTGAAAAACTAGGTCGAATGGAGCTAAAGCACATGAAAGGTTTTACCGCGTGCGGTAAAAACCTAGGTGTTCAGGCTGACATGCCTTTTGCAAAGGAGTTCTTTTCCCCTCTGCATGACAACTTTCAAAAAGCTTTAGAGAAGGGAAACCTAACTACTTGTATTCTCATACAAGCAATACTTATTGAAGCCTTTGCGATATCTGCTTACCACGTTTACATTCGAGTAGCAGACCCCTTCGCAAAGAAGATTACAGAGGGTGTTGTTCAAGATGAATATCTTCATTTGAACTATGGCCAGGAATGGCTCAAAGCAAATTTGCAGAACTGTAAGGAAGAATTAATTAATGCTAATAAAATCAACCTTCCAATTATTCGTTCAATGTTGGATCAAGTTGCAGAAGATGCTTCTGTACTTCATATGGATAAGGAAGAGTTGATGGAGGAATTCATGATTGCTTACCAGGATTCACTCATGGAGATTGGTTTGGATAATCGGGAGATTGCAAGAATGGCTCTTTCTGCAGTTGTATAA
- a CDS encoding long-chain acyl-[acyl-carrier-protein] reductase, translating into MFGLIGHSTSFKDARLKAMELGYDHIAEGDLDVWCSAPPQLVEHVKVVSPSGNTIEGAYIDSCFVPEMLGRFKAARRKVLNAMELAQKKGINITALGGFTSIIFENFNLLQHKNIRNTTLEWERFTTGNTHTAWVICRQLEINAPSIGIDLKKSRVAVVGATGDIGSAICRWLSRRTGVAELILVARQEKPLLELQNELGGGRILGLKDALPEADVVVWVASMPRTLEIDSSKLRNPCLMIDGGYPKNLDGKVSGEGVHVLKGGIVEFFNDIGWNMMALAEMEKPQRQMFACFAEAMLLEFENCHTNFSWGRNNITLEKMDFIGEASVRNGFKTLNLNNPYQAAAA; encoded by the coding sequence ATGTTTGGATTGATCGGACACTCGACAAGTTTTAAGGACGCCAGATTAAAGGCGATGGAGTTGGGTTATGACCATATTGCCGAAGGTGATTTAGATGTTTGGTGTAGTGCTCCCCCTCAATTGGTAGAGCATGTAAAAGTTGTAAGTCCTTCTGGAAATACAATTGAGGGGGCTTATATCGACTCCTGTTTTGTTCCTGAAATGCTTGGTCGGTTCAAAGCAGCACGAAGAAAAGTACTTAATGCAATGGAATTAGCCCAGAAGAAGGGAATAAATATCACTGCTCTTGGAGGTTTTACGTCAATTATTTTTGAGAATTTCAACCTTCTTCAGCATAAAAATATTAGAAATACCACTCTTGAGTGGGAACGCTTCACTACTGGCAACACCCATACTGCTTGGGTGATTTGTCGCCAGTTAGAAATTAATGCTCCTTCAATAGGAATTGATCTCAAAAAATCTAGAGTTGCAGTAGTAGGTGCAACTGGGGATATTGGCAGCGCGATTTGTCGTTGGCTTTCTAGGCGAACAGGAGTTGCTGAGCTTATTTTGGTAGCGAGACAGGAGAAACCTCTTCTAGAACTGCAAAATGAACTAGGAGGTGGAAGAATACTTGGTCTTAAAGATGCTCTACCTGAGGCTGATGTAGTTGTTTGGGTAGCGAGTATGCCTAGAACACTTGAAATTGATTCATCGAAGTTACGTAACCCTTGCTTAATGATTGATGGAGGTTACCCAAAGAATCTCGATGGAAAAGTCTCAGGAGAAGGTGTGCATGTTTTAAAGGGAGGAATTGTTGAATTCTTTAATGACATCGGTTGGAACATGATGGCGCTTGCAGAAATGGAAAAACCTCAAAGGCAGATGTTTGCCTGTTTTGCAGAGGCCATGCTTCTTGAATTTGAAAATTGCCACACCAATTTCAGTTGGGGACGTAACAACATCACACTTGAAAAGATGGATTTTATTGGGGAGGCTTCTGTTAGAAATGGATTCAAAACCCTTAACCTCAATAATCCCTATCAGGCAGCCGCTGCCTGA
- a CDS encoding acetyl-CoA carboxylase carboxyltransferase subunit alpha, protein MARRYLLEFEKPLVELEKQIEQIRELARDSEVDVSQQLLQLETLAARRREEIFQALTPAQKIQVARHPQRPSTLDFIQMFCDDWVELHGDRNGSDDKALVGGIGRIGERSVLLLGQQKGRDTKENVARNFGMATPGGYRKALRLMEHADRFHLPIISFIDTPGAYAGVLAEEQGQGEAIAVNLREMFRLRVPIVATVIGEGGSGGALGIGVADRLLMFEHSVYTVASPEACASILWRDAAKAPEAASALKITAPDLLTLGVVDEVLKEPAGGNNWAPLQAGEVLKQALEKHLDELLKLSTKQLREARYRKFRSMGRFLEQTTTEKDLTT, encoded by the coding sequence ATGGCTCGTCGTTATCTACTTGAATTCGAGAAGCCACTTGTAGAGCTCGAGAAGCAGATTGAACAGATTCGAGAACTTGCTAGAGATTCTGAAGTAGATGTTAGTCAGCAACTTCTTCAACTAGAGACTCTTGCGGCAAGAAGAAGAGAAGAGATTTTTCAAGCTCTTACCCCTGCACAAAAGATCCAAGTGGCTCGACACCCTCAACGCCCTAGCACTTTGGATTTTATTCAAATGTTTTGCGATGACTGGGTTGAATTACATGGAGATCGAAATGGTAGTGATGATAAGGCCCTTGTGGGGGGGATTGGTCGAATTGGTGAAAGATCCGTGCTTTTATTGGGTCAACAGAAGGGCAGAGATACCAAAGAAAATGTGGCCAGGAATTTTGGGATGGCCACTCCAGGTGGTTATCGCAAGGCCCTTCGATTAATGGAGCATGCAGATCGATTTCATTTACCGATAATTTCTTTTATTGATACCCCTGGTGCTTATGCAGGAGTCCTCGCCGAAGAGCAAGGTCAAGGAGAAGCTATTGCTGTAAACCTGCGTGAGATGTTTCGCTTACGTGTTCCTATAGTTGCAACAGTTATTGGAGAAGGTGGTTCTGGCGGGGCTTTAGGTATTGGAGTGGCAGATAGACTCTTGATGTTTGAACATAGTGTTTATACAGTTGCTAGTCCTGAAGCGTGTGCTTCTATTCTTTGGAGAGATGCAGCAAAAGCACCTGAGGCTGCTTCTGCACTCAAAATAACAGCACCTGACTTGTTGACTCTTGGAGTTGTTGATGAAGTTTTAAAAGAGCCTGCTGGAGGGAATAATTGGGCACCTCTACAGGCAGGTGAGGTTCTTAAACAAGCTTTAGAAAAGCATCTCGATGAACTTCTGAAGTTGTCAACGAAGCAGTTGCGTGAAGCTCGTTATCGCAAATTTAGATCTATGGGTCGGTTTTTAGAACAAACCACTACAGAGAAAGATTTGACCACTTAA
- a CDS encoding SDR family oxidoreductase has protein sequence MSTVLITGASRGIGKAAAKLFAKAGWDLLLVARSNNDLQLLTEELTKTTVSTIRYKSIDLSDPAAIALGVDELVGNGVSPAVLINNAGVAWTGELLSMSLERWQWVFQMNVTSVFQVCSAVVPLMRSSGGLIINVSSHAARNAFPQWGAYCITKAALASFTKCLAEEERMNGIRACTLTIGSVNSTLWDTDTVQSDFDRNSMLTVENAASALLYMAEQPSSQVIEDLTLMPATGAF, from the coding sequence TTGTCCACAGTCCTTATCACAGGTGCTTCCAGAGGTATCGGAAAAGCTGCCGCCAAATTGTTTGCAAAAGCAGGTTGGGACCTTTTGTTAGTTGCTCGTAGTAATAATGATCTTCAGCTATTAACTGAAGAACTTACTAAGACTACTGTCAGCACTATTCGCTACAAATCAATTGATCTTTCAGATCCTGCAGCAATAGCATTAGGTGTAGATGAATTGGTTGGGAATGGAGTATCTCCAGCTGTATTAATTAATAATGCTGGAGTAGCTTGGACTGGTGAACTTTTGTCGATGTCGTTGGAGAGATGGCAATGGGTTTTTCAGATGAACGTGACTAGTGTCTTTCAAGTATGTTCAGCAGTTGTTCCTTTGATGAGGTCTAGTGGTGGATTAATTATTAATGTTAGTAGCCATGCAGCTAGGAATGCTTTCCCTCAATGGGGTGCTTACTGCATTACTAAGGCGGCTCTAGCTAGCTTTACAAAATGCCTGGCTGAGGAGGAGCGTATGAATGGAATACGCGCGTGTACGCTAACCATTGGTTCGGTTAATTCAACTCTTTGGGATACTGATACCGTCCAAAGTGATTTTGACCGTAATTCAATGCTTACCGTTGAAAATGCAGCATCTGCACTTCTTTATATGGCGGAGCAACCATCTTCACAGGTAATCGAAGACCTAACACTTATGCCAGCTACTGGTGCTTTTTAA
- the folE gene encoding GTP cyclohydrolase I, whose protein sequence is MTSIIPSSTDDVTKETNVIQEIGGTPNGELVSERIRSRLVEKGISYFANDNVSECIEPGELKELENEVAVRFRDLLKSLVIDIDNDHNTEETASRVARMYISEVFKGRYHKQPKVTSFPNVKKLDEIYTVGPITVRSACSHHFVPIMGHCWIGIKPGTRVIGLSKFARVADWVFSRPHIQEEAVMILADEIERLCEPQGLGIIIKADHYCMKLRGVKESHCSMVNSVVRGDFRHDSSLKQEFFELVRQQETALSR, encoded by the coding sequence ATGACTTCTATTATTCCTTCATCAACTGATGATGTAACAAAAGAAACTAATGTTATCCAGGAGATTGGGGGTACTCCTAATGGTGAATTGGTTTCTGAGAGGATTCGTTCACGATTAGTTGAGAAAGGAATCTCTTACTTCGCTAATGATAACGTTTCTGAATGCATTGAACCAGGCGAGCTTAAAGAGCTTGAAAATGAAGTAGCAGTTCGCTTTAGAGACCTTCTAAAGAGCTTGGTGATTGATATAGATAATGACCATAATACAGAAGAAACAGCAAGCAGAGTTGCACGAATGTATATATCTGAGGTTTTTAAAGGAAGATATCATAAGCAACCCAAGGTTACGAGCTTTCCCAATGTCAAGAAATTAGATGAGATCTATACAGTTGGACCTATAACTGTTCGTTCAGCCTGTTCGCATCACTTTGTGCCAATTATGGGGCACTGTTGGATTGGAATAAAACCAGGTACTCGTGTAATTGGCTTATCTAAATTTGCGAGAGTCGCCGATTGGGTCTTTTCAAGGCCTCACATTCAAGAAGAGGCGGTAATGATTTTAGCCGATGAGATAGAGCGTCTTTGTGAACCTCAAGGTTTGGGTATTATCATTAAAGCTGATCATTACTGTATGAAACTTCGAGGTGTAAAAGAGTCACATTGCAGCATGGTTAATTCAGTTGTAAGAGGTGATTTCCGTCATGACTCTAGTTTGAAGCAGGAGTTTTTTGAGCTTGTAAGACAACAAGAGACAGCTCTTTCAAGGTAA